GCCGATCACCGTGCGCCGCAGCGTCACATCGGGGCCTTCCAGCACGCTGTGGGTGTGGCTGTAAATGTTCACGTAATCGCTGACACTCGCGTTGTCGTGCAGTTCGATGCCGCCAATATCATCGAGCAGCACATTGCGGTGAACCACCACGTCGTTCCCGACATCCATGTTGTAGCCCACCGAGAATTCGACGTTCTGCCAGCACTTGAAGTCGCGTCCGACACTGTTGAAGATGAAGCCCGCCAGCACGCGCCGCAGCGGAATTCCGAACACCGGATTCTGTCCCATCGGACTGAGATCCATGCTCTTCCACAGCCACAGCAGCGGCTTGACGCGCTGAAAACGCTCCTGATCGGTCGCCATGTAGTACTCGGCCTCGAAGGTGATGTTGCGCGAATCGAGGTTCAGCGCCAGAAGGGGCGAATCGGCCAGCAGCACCGAGTAGGGGCGTCCGTGCAGAGCCAGAGCCAGCGTGTCGCG
The nucleotide sequence above comes from Deinococcus ruber. Encoded proteins:
- a CDS encoding acyltransferase; this translates as MTWLKPISIDEHAQSSYAAYFEELEARLQDPATVRPELVRDTLALALHGRPYSVLLADSPLLALNLDSRNITFEAEYYMATDQERFQRVKPLLWLWKSMDLSPMGQNPVFGIPLRRVLAGFIFNSVGRDFKCWQNVEFSVGYNMDVGNDVVVHRNVLLDDIGGIELHDNASVSDYVNIYSHTHSVLEGPDVTLRRTVIGKGARLTYHSTILAGSVVSDDAMLATHALLRGDIPPHGIAMGLPARVTRMKIRDAQADEAAGYDVDSAHLVRVPDRKANPQFPDPTPNQTRLPDGDAALEARAPRMEAALRKG